A stretch of Lathyrus oleraceus cultivar Zhongwan6 chromosome 6, CAAS_Psat_ZW6_1.0, whole genome shotgun sequence DNA encodes these proteins:
- the LOC127091992 gene encoding F-box/kelch-repeat protein At3g23880 isoform X1: protein MFLHHSQSDTVSAAISHRIPSSVLPEELVGEILLRLPVKYLFQFKCVCKSWKTLISDPQFAKRHLRIKTTDNQMSVFTVLEESRIVSYRLKSLCENPSNHTPVTFSDMTNRDYRIIGSCNGLLCLLDREQRVRMCNPSIRFYSKKSPQPVSFSCNVEHCGFGYDEVNNKYRVLLVLINRRNNSCQTLTKVYTFGEDSWKTIQNFPLPCINPLNLSGKSVSGTLNWIVEKSGVSVILSFDLEKDTYNEMLLPQDDGGSICMLYVLNNCLGVCYNYEYFTKNNHWIAWLMKDYGDVESWTELIIIPNFRPTFFAVPLLISENDVLLANSLRPQLVVYNLNSGKFYHPSINVQLGVDLHIHRESLVLPPC from the coding sequence ATGTTTCTCCACCACAGTCAAAGCGACACCGTTTCTGCCGCCATTAGTCATCGTATTCCATCGTCTGTCTTGCCGGAGGAACTCGTCGGCGAGATCCTCCTGAGGCTTCCGGTGAAATATCTCTTTCAATTTAAGTGCGTCTGCAAATCATGGAAAACCCTAATCTCCGATCCCCAATTCGCAAAGAGGCATCTTCGAATCAAAACCACAGATAACCAGATGTCGGTGTTCACCGTTTTAGAAGAATCCAGAATCGTTTCTTACCGTTTAAAATCATTATGTGAAAATCCATCAAATCATACACCGGTTACCTTCAGCGACATGACGAATCGCGATTATCGTATTATAGGTTCATGCAATGGGCTGCTGTGTCTCCTCGATAGGGAACAACGTGTCAGAATGTGCAACCCTTCTATCAGGTTCTATTCCAAAAAATCTCCACAACCTGTTTCGTTTAGCTGTAATGTAGAGCACTGTGGCTTTGGATATGATGAGGTTAATAACAAGTATAGGGTGCTATTAGTTCTCATAAATAGGAGGAATAATTCTTGTCAAACCTTGACCAAAGTTTATACCTTTGGTGAAGATTCTTGGAAAACCATTCAGAATTTTCCCCTTCCATGCATTAACCCCTTAAATTTGTCAGGGAAATCTGTGAGTGGCACTCTGAATTGGATAGTTGAAAAAAGTGGTGTTAGTGTGATTCTTTCCTTTGATCTTGAGAAGGATACTTACAATGAAATGTTATTGCCTCAAGATGATGGTGGCTCAATATGCATGTTGTATGTTTTGAATAATTGCCTCGGTGTGTGTTACAATTACGAGTATTTCACTAAAAATAATCATTGGATTGCGTGGTTGATGAAAGATTATGGTGATGTTGAGTCGTGGACAGAACTCATTATTATACCTAACTTCAGACCAACTTTTTTTGCTGTACCCCTGCTCATTTCAGAAAATGATGTTCTTCTAGCAAACAGCTTACGTCCCCAACTTGTAGTATATAACTTAAATAGTGGTAAGTTCTATCATCCCTCTATAAATGTTCAGCTTGGGGTGGATCTACATATTCACCGTGAGAGTTTGGTATTACCGCCATGTTAA
- the LOC127091992 gene encoding F-box/kelch-repeat protein At3g23880 isoform X2 — protein sequence MFLHHSQSDTVSAAISHRIPSSVLPEELVGEILLRLPVKYLFQFKCVCKSWKTLISDPQFAKRHLRIKTTDNQMSVFTVLEESRIVSYRLKSLCENPSNHTPVTFSDMTNRDYRIIGSCNGLLCLLDREQRVRMCNPSIREICEWHSELDS from the exons ATGTTTCTCCACCACAGTCAAAGCGACACCGTTTCTGCCGCCATTAGTCATCGTATTCCATCGTCTGTCTTGCCGGAGGAACTCGTCGGCGAGATCCTCCTGAGGCTTCCGGTGAAATATCTCTTTCAATTTAAGTGCGTCTGCAAATCATGGAAAACCCTAATCTCCGATCCCCAATTCGCAAAGAGGCATCTTCGAATCAAAACCACAGATAACCAGATGTCGGTGTTCACCGTTTTAGAAGAATCCAGAATCGTTTCTTACCGTTTAAAATCATTATGTGAAAATCCATCAAATCATACACCGGTTACCTTCAGCGACATGACGAATCGCGATTATCGTATTATAGGTTCATGCAATGGGCTGCTGTGTCTCCTCGATAGGGAACAACGTGTCAGAATGTGCAACCCTTCTATCAG GGAAATCTGTGAGTGGCACTCTGAATTGGATAGTTGA
- the LOC127091993 gene encoding embryogenesis-like protein, with translation MNRRANRSLSNAFFTITHSSRQSPLPTSPIPFTPPVQTLSTSNFHSFSKITNTHFSIRHNLRNFSNGSGELDHNKEVDEINLKFAEAREEIEMALESKETVYFNEEAECARAAVNEVLSKFEGLLAKLSEKERGALQRSMGLKIEQLKAELLQLDE, from the coding sequence ATGAATCGACGTGCGAATCGTTCTCTCTCCAACGCGTTCTTCACGATCACACACTCCTCACGCCAATCCCCACTACCCACTTCACCAATCCCCTTTACTCCACCGGTTCAAACCCTCTCAACCTCAAATTTCCACTCTTTTTCCAAAATCACCAACACCCATTTCTCGATTCGGCACAACCTAAGAAATTTCAGTAATGGGTCAGGCGAGTTGGATCACAACAAGGAAGTGGACGAAATCAACCTCAAATTTGCAGAAGCAAGGGAAGAGATAGAGATGGCGTTGGAGTCAAAAGAGACGGTTTATTTCAACGAAGAAGCTGAGTGTGCTCGTGCAGCCGTTAACGAAGTGTTATCGAAGTTTGAAGGATTGTTGGCGAAGTTGTCTGAGAAGGAAAGGGGGGCTTTGCAGAGGTCTATGGGTCTCAAGATTGAGCAATTGAAAGCTGAACTTTTGCAGTTGGATGAGTAA